A part of Cyanobacteria bacterium QS_8_64_29 genomic DNA contains:
- a CDS encoding asparaginase encodes MPNSTNKAKRVQSPPLEVRLLREGIGESAHRVQATVCDDRGRLLSLAGNADASTFARSTLKPFQALSLLATDALDSYCLGDRDLAIACASHNGAIAQARQAFNILWRADIDPSELQCSTPPGKQSPLQHNCSGKHAAMLAACQYCGWPLGTYLRPQSNVQQFILRKVAELLRLPAAELLGVRDDCGVPTYCLQLSQLATLYAHLSAGDNLYLERMARAMVHHPDAIAGEGEFDTELMRLSGGELVSKAGAEGVQCVGRLGEGMGLAVKATDGAKRAKTAATVHLLKQMGWLSPDAAEALAERFQLLGEHKRLEVAGELSLL; translated from the coding sequence ATGCCAAACAGCACGAATAAAGCCAAGCGTGTGCAATCGCCGCCGCTAGAGGTGCGGCTGTTGCGGGAGGGAATCGGCGAGTCGGCGCACCGCGTCCAGGCCACAGTTTGCGACGACCGAGGGCGCCTGCTGTCGCTGGCAGGCAACGCCGACGCCAGCACCTTCGCCCGCTCGACGCTCAAACCCTTTCAGGCGCTGTCGTTGCTCGCCACTGACGCGCTGGATTCCTACTGCCTGGGCGATCGCGACTTGGCGATCGCCTGCGCCTCCCACAACGGGGCGATCGCCCAGGCGCGCCAAGCCTTCAACATCCTCTGGCGCGCCGACATCGACCCCAGCGAGCTGCAATGCTCGACGCCACCGGGCAAGCAGAGTCCGCTCCAGCACAATTGTTCGGGCAAGCACGCCGCCATGCTGGCAGCCTGCCAGTACTGTGGCTGGCCGCTGGGCACCTACCTGCGCCCGCAGAGCAACGTCCAGCAATTCATATTGCGCAAAGTCGCCGAGCTGCTGCGCTTGCCGGCGGCCGAGCTGCTGGGGGTCCGCGACGATTGCGGCGTACCCACCTACTGCCTGCAGCTGTCGCAGCTCGCCACCCTGTATGCCCACCTATCCGCCGGCGACAACCTCTACCTGGAGCGCATGGCGCGTGCCATGGTGCACCACCCCGATGCGATCGCGGGCGAGGGGGAATTCGATACCGAGCTCATGCGGCTGAGCGGTGGCGAGCTAGTCAGCAAAGCTGGGGCCGAGGGCGTGCAGTGCGTCGGCCGCTTGGGCGAAGGCATGGGGCTGGCCGTCAAGGCAACCGATGGGGCCAAGCGAGCCAAGACGGCAGCGACCGTTCACCTGCTCAAGCAAATGGGCTGGCTCAGCCCCGATGCGGCCGAGGCGCTGGCAGAACGCTTCCAGTTGCTGGGCGAGCACAAGCGCCTGGAGGTCGCAGGCGAGCTGTCCCTGCTCTAG
- a CDS encoding 50S ribosomal protein L27 — protein MAHKKGTGSTRNGRDSNAKRLGVKRLGGEAVRAGNILVRQRGTKFHPGSNVGRGGDDTLFALKDGVVTFRRMDKRRKKIEIQPAEV, from the coding sequence ATGGCGCATAAAAAGGGAACTGGCAGCACGCGCAACGGTCGGGATTCGAACGCCAAGCGCTTGGGCGTCAAGCGCTTGGGCGGCGAAGCCGTCCGGGCAGGCAACATCCTGGTACGCCAGCGCGGTACCAAGTTCCATCCCGGCAGCAATGTCGGCCGCGGCGGCGACGACACCCTCTTTGCCCTCAAAGATGGCGTCGTCACCTTCCGCCGGATGGATAAGCGCCGCAAAAAAATCGAGATTCAACCTGCTGAGGTTTAG
- a CDS encoding transposase translates to MSSQKLSDADKQAILEQYRQHNETTSTLAKRYGVSNSTISRLLKTHLSREEYHTLIRRKRRGGEAEAAEASDSADSDDADPYAALSELVGEDFAAWDDSEDDFDEESGSEAEASSASEEVEEGDVRIRELSEANFPQTCYLVIDRRSGDPIALPLREFSELGKLPPLERDHPTLPVFDSHKVARRFSKKTQRTIQVPDSQLFFKVRSQLAAKGIARLLLNGQVYALSSG, encoded by the coding sequence ATGAGCTCCCAAAAACTCTCGGATGCCGACAAGCAAGCAATCCTGGAGCAGTACCGCCAGCACAACGAGACGACCTCGACGCTGGCCAAGCGCTATGGCGTAAGCAACTCCACCATCAGCCGCTTGCTCAAAACCCACCTCTCCCGCGAGGAGTACCACACCCTCATCCGGCGCAAGCGCCGGGGTGGCGAGGCCGAGGCGGCTGAGGCCAGCGACAGTGCCGATAGTGATGATGCTGACCCCTACGCGGCCCTCTCGGAACTGGTGGGGGAAGACTTTGCCGCCTGGGACGATAGCGAGGACGACTTCGACGAGGAAAGCGGCAGCGAGGCGGAAGCGAGTTCTGCCAGCGAGGAGGTTGAGGAAGGGGACGTTCGCATCCGCGAGCTCTCTGAGGCCAACTTTCCCCAAACGTGCTATTTGGTCATCGATCGACGCTCGGGCGATCCCATCGCGCTGCCGCTGCGGGAGTTTAGCGAGCTGGGTAAGCTCCCGCCCCTGGAGCGCGATCACCCGACACTGCCTGTTTTTGACAGCCACAAAGTGGCGCGCCGCTTCTCCAAAAAGACCCAGCGCACCATCCAGGTGCCCGACAGCCAGCTCTTTTTCAAAGTGCGCTCGCAACTGGCAGCCAAAGGGATCGCGCGGCTGCTGCTCAACGGCCAGGTCTACGCGCTCTCATCGGGCTGA
- a CDS encoding site-2 protease family protein, whose product MLERSPGIATALLVLAAIGFLTWGFFRARPYGRIGILSWLQSVVLMAPWLLFFALLSVGIYINIVGVLMLLVAATAIYIYLGRRLRAAGQEAILRERASQRLQQQDSSEVEGGETAQESAAESASGQPAQSSTEGSPIPETDLETIRGIFGINTFYATETVPYREGAIFKGNLRGDPEAVRAELADKLAAQFGDRYRLFLVESPEGKPVAIVLPSDREPQPATTPQKVLALVLLVASLATSLEAFSRLLGFDFFTHPERWAQPLPIALGFWAILGAHELGHRFLARRYSLRMGVPFFIPSAQIGSFGALARFESLLPTRAALFDIALAGPAAGGILSLLLLLAGLGLSQSGSLFQVPTEFFQGSILVGSLAKVVLGSALKQSVVDIHPLVAIGWLGLVVTALNLMPAGQLDGGRVVQAIYGRKTARRATVATLVVLGIVALINPSNPIPLYWAILILFLQRNPERPSLNEITEPDDARAALGLLALFLMLATLIPLSPSLAGRLGIGV is encoded by the coding sequence ATGTTGGAACGTTCTCCCGGCATCGCGACCGCCTTGCTGGTGCTAGCGGCAATAGGCTTTTTGACGTGGGGCTTTTTTCGCGCCCGGCCCTACGGTCGCATCGGTATCCTGTCCTGGCTGCAGTCGGTGGTGCTGATGGCCCCCTGGCTGCTGTTTTTCGCGCTGCTGTCGGTGGGGATCTACATCAACATTGTGGGCGTGCTGATGCTGTTGGTGGCCGCGACAGCGATCTACATCTATTTGGGCCGGCGCTTGCGCGCGGCCGGCCAGGAGGCCATCCTGCGCGAGCGCGCCTCGCAACGGTTGCAACAGCAGGACTCGAGCGAGGTCGAGGGCGGCGAGACCGCCCAGGAGTCGGCCGCCGAGTCGGCCTCGGGCCAACCGGCGCAATCCTCAACCGAGGGCTCGCCCATCCCTGAAACCGACCTCGAAACCATTCGCGGCATTTTCGGCATCAACACCTTCTACGCCACCGAGACGGTCCCCTACCGCGAAGGCGCGATCTTCAAGGGCAACTTGCGCGGCGATCCGGAGGCCGTCCGCGCCGAGCTGGCGGACAAACTGGCAGCGCAGTTCGGCGATCGCTACCGGCTGTTTTTGGTTGAGAGCCCCGAGGGCAAGCCCGTGGCCATCGTCCTGCCCAGCGATCGCGAGCCCCAACCGGCCACAACGCCGCAGAAGGTCCTGGCCCTGGTACTGCTGGTCGCGTCGTTGGCCACGAGTTTGGAAGCCTTCAGCCGCCTGCTCGGGTTTGACTTTTTTACCCATCCCGAGCGCTGGGCCCAACCCCTGCCCATTGCTTTGGGGTTTTGGGCCATCCTGGGCGCCCACGAACTGGGCCATCGCTTCCTGGCGCGGCGCTACAGCCTGCGCATGGGGGTGCCGTTTTTTATCCCCAGCGCCCAGATCGGATCGTTTGGGGCGCTCGCGCGGTTCGAGTCGCTGTTGCCCACGCGCGCGGCCCTGTTTGACATTGCGCTGGCCGGCCCGGCGGCAGGCGGCATCCTCTCGCTGCTGCTGCTGCTGGCCGGTCTGGGGCTGTCGCAGTCGGGCAGCCTGTTTCAGGTCCCTACCGAGTTTTTCCAGGGCTCCATTCTAGTGGGCTCGCTGGCCAAGGTGGTATTAGGCTCGGCGCTGAAGCAGAGCGTGGTGGACATCCACCCGCTGGTGGCGATCGGCTGGCTGGGCTTGGTCGTGACGGCCCTGAATTTGATGCCGGCGGGCCAGCTCGATGGCGGTCGCGTCGTCCAGGCCATCTACGGCCGCAAGACGGCGCGCCGCGCCACAGTCGCCACGCTAGTAGTGCTGGGCATTGTGGCGCTCATCAACCCCAGCAATCCCATTCCGCTCTACTGGGCGATTTTGATCCTGTTTTTGCAGCGCAACCCCGAGCGTCCTAGCCTCAACGAAATCACCGAGCCCGACGATGCCCGGGCGGCCCTGGGGCTGCTGGCACTGTTTTTGATGCTGGCCACTCTGATCCCGCTCAGTCCCAGTCTGGCCGGCCGCTTGGGCATTGGCGTCTAG
- the rsfS gene encoding ribosome silencing factor — MPSAVPSDDPQKGAAPSSERAHASPQPGSEGAGLEASERLAWTIARAADEAKASDIVLLRVNEVCYLADYFVLGSGSSKTQVRAISDAIQARVASQLAQQPVRLEGESERSWIVQDYGDAIAHILLPQERDFYNIEAFWGHAERIDFVPGVGG; from the coding sequence ATGCCATCAGCCGTTCCTAGCGACGATCCCCAAAAGGGGGCTGCCCCCAGCAGCGAGCGCGCGCACGCTTCGCCCCAGCCAGGAAGTGAAGGGGCCGGTCTCGAGGCCAGCGAGCGGCTTGCCTGGACCATCGCCCGCGCCGCCGATGAAGCCAAAGCCAGCGACATCGTGCTGCTGCGCGTCAACGAAGTCTGCTACCTGGCCGATTACTTTGTCCTCGGCAGCGGTAGCTCCAAAACGCAGGTGCGGGCCATATCCGATGCCATCCAGGCGCGGGTGGCCTCGCAGCTCGCCCAGCAGCCCGTGCGGCTGGAAGGCGAATCCGAGCGCAGCTGGATCGTGCAGGACTACGGCGACGCGATCGCCCACATTTTGCTCCCGCAGGAACGGGATTTTTACAATATAGAAGCCTTCTGGGGCCATGCCGAGCGCATCGATTTTGTCCCCGGCGTTGGGGGCTAG
- a CDS encoding GNAT family N-acetyltransferase, whose product MERRQIAFCTYEGSDKAALDLHQLQSLLQDSAFWAQDRSIGDLEIAVANSHPVVGVWNGGQLIGFARTTSDGIYRATLWDVVVRAEYRGLGIGRELVEVLLRHPRLQRVEKVYLMTTYQQDFYERLGFQRNPTTTMVLYAASRSDGAQAAANEAIATPYAAT is encoded by the coding sequence ATGGAACGCCGCCAGATTGCATTTTGTACCTACGAGGGCAGCGATAAAGCTGCTCTCGATCTGCATCAGCTGCAATCCCTATTGCAGGACAGCGCGTTTTGGGCCCAAGACCGCAGCATTGGGGATCTAGAGATTGCGGTTGCCAACAGCCACCCCGTTGTCGGCGTTTGGAACGGGGGGCAGCTGATCGGCTTTGCCCGCACCACCTCCGATGGCATCTATCGGGCCACGCTGTGGGATGTGGTCGTGCGCGCCGAGTACCGCGGACTGGGCATCGGTCGCGAGCTGGTCGAGGTGCTGCTGCGCCATCCGCGCCTGCAGCGGGTGGAGAAAGTTTATTTGATGACTACCTACCAGCAAGACTTTTACGAGCGCCTGGGCTTCCAGCGCAATCCCACCACAACGATGGTGCTGTACGCCGCCTCAAGAAGCGATGGCGCGCAGGCGGCGGCCAACGAAGCCATCGCGACCCCCTACGCCGCGACCTGA
- a CDS encoding divalent-cation tolerance protein CutA, which translates to MTASEARYGVVMVTAASQAEGEAIASALVQQQLAACVSLSQVSSIYTWQGEVNNEPEWQLTIKTDLNQFSHLEARIRELHSYEVPEIIALPIVAGLQPYLDWIGETVAQQA; encoded by the coding sequence ATGACAGCAAGCGAGGCACGCTACGGCGTGGTCATGGTGACAGCGGCCTCGCAAGCCGAAGGCGAGGCGATCGCGTCGGCGCTGGTCCAGCAGCAGCTAGCTGCCTGTGTCAGCCTGTCCCAGGTGAGCTCGATCTACACCTGGCAGGGCGAGGTCAACAACGAGCCCGAGTGGCAGCTGACCATCAAAACCGATCTGAACCAGTTCTCGCACCTAGAAGCCCGCATCCGGGAGCTGCACTCCTACGAGGTCCCCGAGATTATCGCGCTGCCCATTGTGGCGGGGTTGCAACCCTATCTGGACTGGATCGGCGAGACGGTGGCCCAGCAAGCCTGA
- a CDS encoding phosphohydrolase has translation MAVTPEFRDRVLAWLADNVPAKRLQHIQGVEQYALALARQHGLDAAQAQAAGLMHDLAKYFPPDRLLQMAEAEGLTIDPICRRHPHLLHADASAIVARDRFGVRDGQVLEAIRNHTLGRPQMDALSCVVFVADALEPNRGQSAELKAMRATCQQDLIRGVRQSCDYSIRQLLQAGRPIHPQTVAARNWALECSRQQPREAVATP, from the coding sequence ATGGCCGTGACGCCCGAGTTCCGCGATCGCGTCCTAGCCTGGCTGGCCGATAACGTGCCAGCCAAGCGGCTGCAGCACATCCAAGGGGTGGAGCAGTACGCGCTGGCGCTGGCCCGGCAGCACGGCTTGGATGCCGCCCAGGCTCAAGCGGCGGGCTTGATGCACGATCTGGCCAAGTACTTCCCGCCGGATCGGCTGCTGCAGATGGCCGAGGCGGAAGGCTTGACCATCGACCCCATCTGCCGGCGCCATCCGCACTTGCTTCATGCTGATGCCAGCGCCATTGTGGCCCGCGATCGCTTCGGCGTGCGCGATGGGCAAGTGCTTGAGGCCATTCGCAACCACACACTGGGCCGCCCGCAGATGGATGCGCTCAGCTGCGTCGTGTTCGTCGCCGATGCCCTAGAGCCCAATCGCGGCCAGAGCGCGGAGCTAAAAGCGATGCGCGCAACGTGCCAGCAGGATCTGATCCGGGGCGTGCGCCAGAGCTGCGACTACAGCATCCGGCAGCTGCTGCAAGCCGGACGCCCCATCCACCCGCAAACGGTGGCCGCGCGCAATTGGGCGCTCGAGTGCTCGCGCCAACAGCCTCGCGAGGCGGTTGCAACGCCCTAG
- a CDS encoding GTPase, protein MAELRESRPAQEAHIQRARASLQRLLSRYARLRRQSDAPPELQATADEELRSLQSASDKLEGRVVRLAAFGVVGRGKSALINALLGRAVFETGPLHGVTRWPRSVRWTPPSGKVQLELVDTPGLDEIEGQQRAQMALEVAWDSDLILFVTAEDLTRTEYQALNELRQAQKPLLLVLNKADLYPNADRSTLYRQLQQLGSGREGQRLQRVLTEREIVTAAADPAPVPVRVERSDGTTTYEWEAPPPQIGELQQTILQVLNREGRSLLALNALFRAQGAEARIAETSVRSRQREAEARIWTYAKYKALAVALNPIAGVDVVGATAADLALIRTLARLYELPMTRHEAGQLWRRILGSSGGVLAGELGGSVLLGMGKSGTWAVPGGVAAYGSAAIAQAGIAAYGTYAVGRAAQRYLAQGGSWGPLGPSTVIREILDRVDADAIVYRLRQELGRQLG, encoded by the coding sequence ATGGCCGAGTTGCGCGAGAGCCGGCCCGCCCAAGAAGCTCACATCCAACGCGCGCGCGCCAGCTTGCAGCGGCTCCTGTCGCGCTACGCGCGCCTGCGCCGCCAAAGCGATGCGCCTCCCGAACTGCAAGCCACTGCCGATGAAGAGCTGCGCTCGCTGCAATCGGCCTCGGACAAGCTAGAAGGCCGGGTGGTGCGGCTGGCGGCGTTCGGGGTGGTCGGCCGCGGCAAGTCGGCCCTGATCAATGCCTTGCTGGGGCGGGCGGTCTTTGAGACGGGCCCGCTACACGGCGTTACCCGCTGGCCGCGCTCGGTCCGCTGGACGCCGCCCAGCGGGAAAGTCCAGCTCGAGTTGGTCGATACGCCTGGACTGGATGAGATCGAGGGGCAACAGCGGGCGCAAATGGCGCTGGAGGTGGCGTGGGACTCGGACCTGATCCTGTTTGTGACGGCTGAGGACCTGACGCGCACCGAATACCAAGCCCTGAACGAGCTGCGCCAAGCCCAGAAGCCGCTGCTGCTGGTGCTGAACAAAGCCGACCTCTACCCCAATGCTGATCGCAGCACCCTCTACCGGCAGCTGCAGCAGCTGGGCAGCGGGCGCGAGGGCCAGCGCTTGCAGCGCGTGCTGACCGAGCGCGAGATCGTCACGGCTGCTGCCGATCCGGCACCCGTGCCGGTGCGCGTCGAACGTTCCGATGGGACCACCACCTACGAGTGGGAGGCCCCGCCGCCGCAAATTGGCGAGCTGCAGCAAACCATCCTGCAGGTGCTCAACCGCGAGGGCCGCTCGCTGCTAGCGCTCAACGCCCTGTTTCGCGCCCAGGGTGCCGAGGCGCGGATTGCCGAGACAAGCGTGCGCTCGCGCCAGCGCGAAGCTGAGGCGCGGATCTGGACCTACGCCAAATACAAAGCGCTGGCCGTGGCGCTCAACCCCATTGCCGGGGTGGATGTGGTGGGGGCAACGGCAGCTGACTTGGCGCTCATCCGCACCCTGGCGCGCCTGTACGAGCTCCCCATGACCCGCCACGAAGCCGGGCAGCTCTGGCGGCGCATTTTGGGCAGCTCGGGGGGGGTACTGGCCGGCGAGCTGGGCGGCAGCGTCCTGCTGGGAATGGGCAAAAGCGGGACTTGGGCGGTGCCTGGCGGAGTGGCCGCCTACGGCAGCGCCGCGATCGCCCAAGCTGGCATTGCAGCTTACGGCACCTACGCCGTGGGGCGCGCCGCCCAGCGCTATTTGGCCCAAGGCGGCAGTTGGGGCCCGCTGGGGCCCAGCACGGTCATCCGCGAGATCCTTGATCGCGTCGATGCCGATGCCATCGTCTATCGGCTGCGACAGGAGCTAGGGCGGCAGCTGGGCTAG
- a CDS encoding imidazole glycerol phosphate synthase subunit HisH, translating to MANVAVVDYGMGNLHSARKGLERAGLTPEVTDSGAAIEAADAVVLPGVGSFDPAVRALRSQGLVAPIERVIAAGTPFLGICLGMQVLFEGSEEGSEPGLGLVAGTVRRFRREPGLAIPHMGWNELQLAQPHHALWQGLPERPSVYFVHSYYAVPRDASTQAATTQHGSQTVTAAIARANLMALQFHPEKSSGIGLQILANFASGVRAQVAA from the coding sequence ATGGCAAACGTGGCAGTCGTGGACTACGGCATGGGCAACCTGCACTCGGCCCGCAAGGGGCTGGAGCGGGCCGGTCTGACCCCCGAGGTAACGGATTCGGGGGCTGCCATTGAAGCAGCCGATGCCGTTGTCCTGCCGGGGGTGGGCTCGTTCGACCCGGCCGTGCGCGCGCTGCGATCGCAAGGCTTGGTAGCGCCCATCGAGCGGGTCATTGCCGCCGGCACCCCTTTTTTAGGCATCTGCCTGGGCATGCAGGTACTGTTTGAAGGTTCCGAGGAAGGCAGCGAGCCCGGTTTGGGCTTGGTGGCCGGCACGGTGCGCCGCTTTCGGCGCGAGCCGGGCCTGGCCATTCCGCACATGGGCTGGAACGAGCTGCAGTTGGCGCAACCCCACCATGCCCTGTGGCAAGGCCTGCCCGAGCGGCCCAGCGTTTATTTCGTTCACTCTTACTACGCCGTACCCCGCGACGCCAGCACGCAAGCGGCCACCACCCAGCACGGCTCGCAAACGGTAACGGCCGCGATCGCCCGAGCCAACCTGATGGCGCTACAGTTCCATCCAGAGAAGTCATCCGGCATCGGCCTGCAAATTCTGGCCAACTTCGCAAGCGGCGTTCGGGCTCAGGTCGCGGCGTAG
- the rplU gene encoding 50S ribosomal protein L21: protein MTYAIVETGGKQLCVEPGYFYDIELLPVEAGQPYTLDRVLLVNHDGETTVGQPYVAEASVEGHVMQHFRGRKVVVYKMKPKKNYHRKHGHRQETTRFWVGAIRHNGSVLASAASEDQSDQAAPTASSAEAAAAEAASS, encoded by the coding sequence ATGACTTACGCCATCGTCGAAACCGGCGGCAAGCAATTGTGCGTCGAGCCCGGTTACTTCTACGACATTGAACTACTACCGGTCGAAGCCGGGCAACCCTACACCCTCGATCGCGTGCTGCTGGTCAACCACGACGGCGAAACCACCGTCGGCCAGCCCTACGTTGCCGAGGCGAGCGTCGAGGGCCACGTCATGCAGCACTTTCGCGGGCGCAAGGTGGTTGTTTATAAAATGAAGCCCAAGAAGAACTACCACCGCAAGCACGGCCATCGGCAGGAGACGACGCGTTTTTGGGTGGGGGCCATCCGCCACAATGGGTCGGTGCTGGCCTCGGCAGCCAGCGAGGACCAATCCGACCAGGCAGCCCCTACTGCTAGTTCGGCAGAAGCGGCGGCAGCGGAGGCCGCCTCGTCATAG
- a CDS encoding DUF1230 domain-containing protein: protein MPEPFAASACPVPEQQQPLNEYERLKAAWLFRWATFSRIRYARKLLGSACCGTLLASPLVAASFPPATAPGQFLLGSAAGGEVLVLLLVVRLYLSWSYVRTRLSKARVPYEETGWYDGQTWQKPPETVARDRLVVTYQIAPILSRLQATFAILALLLGAGTLAWLLSFGD, encoded by the coding sequence ATGCCAGAGCCCTTTGCCGCTTCTGCCTGTCCCGTTCCGGAGCAGCAGCAGCCGCTAAATGAATACGAGCGCCTCAAGGCGGCCTGGCTGTTTCGCTGGGCGACCTTCAGTCGCATCCGGTACGCGCGCAAGCTGTTAGGAAGCGCCTGCTGCGGCACTTTGCTGGCTAGCCCGCTGGTGGCAGCTAGCTTTCCGCCCGCAACGGCCCCCGGCCAGTTCCTGCTGGGGAGTGCTGCCGGGGGCGAAGTCTTGGTTCTGCTGCTGGTAGTGCGGCTGTATCTGAGCTGGTCCTACGTACGCACCCGCCTGAGCAAGGCGCGCGTCCCGTACGAAGAAACGGGCTGGTATGACGGCCAAACCTGGCAGAAGCCGCCCGAGACAGTCGCGCGCGATCGCTTGGTCGTTACCTACCAAATCGCGCCCATCCTGTCGCGCCTGCAAGCCACCTTTGCTATTCTGGCGCTACTGTTGGGCGCCGGGACGCTTGCGTGGCTGCTCTCATTCGGCGATTGA